A genomic window from Acinetobacter lwoffii includes:
- the hcaF gene encoding 3-phenylpropionate/cinnamic acid dioxygenase subunit beta encodes MSQISLELHHQISQFLYREAKLLDDWKFREWLDTLAEDISYTLRTTPNAQTRDRRRSVEPPTTWVFNDSKDLLERRVARLETGMAWAEEPPSRTTHMVSNVIVEPTEVEGEYDVYVTYLLYRTQKEKDIVIYCGKRHDKIRKVEGGLGFQIFNRKITLDQATYSSHNLSVFF; translated from the coding sequence ATGAGTCAAATCAGCTTAGAACTTCATCACCAAATTAGTCAGTTCCTGTATCGCGAAGCAAAATTGCTAGACGATTGGAAATTCCGCGAATGGTTGGATACGTTAGCTGAAGATATTTCTTACACGCTACGTACCACACCAAACGCACAAACCCGTGACCGTCGTCGTTCAGTTGAACCACCTACCACTTGGGTGTTCAACGATTCAAAAGACCTTTTAGAGCGTCGTGTAGCGCGTCTGGAAACCGGTATGGCTTGGGCTGAAGAGCCTCCGTCACGTACCACCCACATGGTGAGCAACGTGATCGTAGAGCCAACTGAAGTTGAAGGCGAATACGACGTGTACGTAACCTATTTGCTATATCGTACGCAAAAAGAGAAAGACATTGTCATTTACTGCGGTAAACGCCATGACAAGATCCGTAAAGTTGAAGGTGGCCTCGGCTTCCAGATCTTCAACCGTAAGATCACGCTTGATCAAGCGACATATAGCTCACATAACTTGAGTGTGTTCTTCTAA